Part of the Triticum urartu cultivar G1812 chromosome 2, Tu2.1, whole genome shotgun sequence genome, TTAGCTCTGTTCATTACGAAGATGTTTTTCTCCTGAATCATCTCCACCTATGCTTGTTGATAAGCATCTTTCCCTGTTACCTATGcccgtattatattgttgccaccAAAATGTTCATGAGTGAGTCATAACCGACCATTATGCAGGTGTGGCCACATGTGTTGCTGTATGAACTGCTCTTCTCACGTAACAAACTGTCCACTCTGCCGACGAAGAATAGACCAAGCTGTCAGAACATTCCGTCACTGATGGCACTGCATGGTGCAAGATCCTGCGCCTGATAACACCAGGTGAACCACATCTTTCAAAACCACCTGATACTTCAAGTTCTGATCGCCGTGGCTGCCAGTGTGTGCCGATATCTGGAACGCGGAACTGAGCTGGAGCTTGTGAATTGGAGTTTTGCTTCACTGTCGAAACTTCACGGTACGCGGTGCCAGTTGCTGATCTTCCTTGTACTTTACAGTTGTGTACAGAGTGTTCTTGTGTAGCGCCTTGTTTCTAACAGCGCTCTGATTGACAGCATGGATGCTTAGTAGTAGTATTTACTGGTGGATCGATTGATTCTATCCAATGGAAATGCTATGTTGTTTGACATTGTAAAGGATAATCATTTCTTCTGATATATATTGGACACCGTCTGTTTTGATGTTCTTGTGTGCTCGCTGCTCGTTTGATTTTGTCTAGCCACATAAgaaaaaaatatgtaaaaatgtCGGTGCTTTCTCAAGCTTGCTTTCTTGTATGCATAAACTCGGTACTGTTATCAACGGTCAAGATTCTTGACAACTTTTTTTTTTGATGAGAAGGATTAGGGCAAATCCAACGGTGCCTCTCGAGTATCTCTCCTGTATCGCATATGGAGACGCTTGTAAAAGGATTTTCCCTTGAATTTTCTTCAACTCCAGCAGCTCTCCTTCAACATTGTGCCATGGTTAAGATCGAATTAGATTGAGCGTTCAAAAGAGTTCGCTGTGGCTACAGGCTTACAGGCTTTGGTGCATCAGGGATTGGGATTACCACCATTGCCAAACAACCTCACGGGCAAATCCTAATCCAAAGCCCATACCCTCACACACCGCGTGGCGACGTGGATGAGGACATGAGGTACATCGGGAATAGCCGGTCTGTAGAGTGAAGACTCCCAGTCCCAGCTGCGCGTGTAACCCTAGTCCGGTACTCCTCCCCCCTCCCCTGCCCTGGATTCCCAATCCCAATCCCATCTgcccccgccgccccgcccccgcccccgccgtcTCTCCGAGCCACCGCCTGCTCCGCCGCCCGTCAGGTATCACCCCCGTCCCCTCCCTCACTCCTCAGACAGACGACGGCGTCTGAAACACTATAACACTTTCTTCCGCCGCGGGTTCGTACCGATCTCTTCCGCGTCCTGCTTCAGATTACCTCTCCGGTCTCCGCTCGCACCCTAGAGCTCGCCGTCACATCTCATCTCATTGCGGCGCGCAATCCGTCCTCCACCTACGGGTCTGCATCCACTTCGCAGCACTCAGTGATTCCACATTGCTCTGCTCTGCTGTGTGACTAGCGATCCACGTTTGTTTCCACAAGTTCATCACTCTGCTGCACATCAATCAGTCAAATTAAGTTTCTCGTCTTTCATGTATGTTGTAGTGATGGATCAGGGCGAGGGCTCCGCTAGGATCGTGCGAGGCAGAGGCAGGAACAAGAGGAAGTGGACAATGGACGAGGACGAGGAGCTGGTCAGGGCCCTCTGCGAGGTGTCCACCGACCCCAGGTTCAGGGCCGAAGGAGGGGGCTTCAAGAACTGCTACACCCAGGGGATAGAGAGCCTGCTCGCGCAGCGGCTGCCCGGCCGCGGCATAAAAGCCAGCCCTCACATCGACTCCCGGCTCAAGGTGCTCAAGCGCAAGTTCCACGCGATCAAGGAGATGCTCGCGTCGCCGGGGTTCTCCTGGGACGGCTCCAGGAAGGTCTTCCGGTGCGAGAAGCAGCGATACGACGAGTACTGCAAAGTGAGCCGGTTTTAGTTGGTGTTGTTGGCATTGTGAGTCTTTCTTTTGTGATGTGTCTTTGTAGTTTGCACTGACTTGTTTCGCCTCTGCAGGATAATCCTAGAGCCAGGGGGATGTACGGTGTTCCATTTCCGCATTTCGATGTATTTGATGCGGTGTATGGCAAGGATAGAGCCGCTAGGGAAGTGGTGGAAGTGTCCGAGGAAGTAACCGCCGACATGGAGAATGGGAATACGAGTGAAGCGGAGGAAGATCGGACGTCCAATGGACCGTCCGGCCGATCCTTGGATGCTACATCAACCTATAAAAAACAGGAGAGATGTAAGAATGGCGGTAAAAGGAAGAGGACTGAATCAAATTGCCTGTCTCCAGACACGTTGAAGGATGTGCGTGGTCACTATCAACGCGCCAGCCAGCATGTCGACACGATGGCAGAAGCGATGGAGCTGTTCAAGGATGTGCACCGTCACTTCCAGAGTGTTGTTCAGCATGCCGGTGCAATGGCAGCGGCAATGGAGGCGTTCAAGGATGCACACGATCAGTTTCAGAGTGTTGTTCAGAATGTGAGCACCGCCGCAACAGCCATGGAGCAGTTCAAGGATGCACATGATCAGTTTCGAAGTATCACCCAGAATGGCAGCGCAACTGAAGCAGTTATTGAGCCTCATGCTGATCTGCGAGAAAGATTGTCGCCTGAGGTGCCCCAACAGGATGCCAGGGTAAGAGCCATTGCCGAGATGCAAAAGCTTGGGTTTACCGGAAGCGAAGTGGTCAGCGCTGCGAGTGTTTTCGCAAAGGAACCGGACCAAATGGGCATGTTTTTAGCACTCCCCGAAATCTACAGGAGGGAGTACATACTCAAGATGCTCAATGGTATGTTTACTGATCCTCGAATCTTGTATGGGCGCATTGCACTTCATTATAAGAAATGTTTAAGGCTTGGTTATTCTGAATGTCCGTGTCCAACATTGGCATTTTGGATACAATAAAGCAGAACCTGTAGCCTACATTCCTATGAATTAGACAATTAGTATATCGATTTTGGAAATAGATGAGCTATTAGCTTTTGTTCTAGGCCTGCATATTTATTCATGTTTGTCAATGAACATTCCTTTTACTAGTATTTAAGGACAATTATCAATCTCTGTACAAGCTCATGCCTTGGAACTGCTGAACAACTACCATAAGCAACATTCGTGCTAGTTTCTACTATGACGGTATCTGTGTATGTGTATGCTATCAGCAAGAACACACTCTGTCTTGCTTGTTCTTAAGCGTAGATAGCATCGTCACCCGCTTGCACGGATTTAAAACGTGCCATCTGATAACTCTGTGCTTGTCTAGAAGGGGTTAAATGGCATGTGTCTGTTTGTCAAGACTCTCATTCTGTGCATAGGGTTTTTCCTCGTTTTGTTTATATTTTCTGCCAATCTTATTGTTCAGACATAACATAATCAAATGATCTGAAATGTTATGCTTTGTCCAGTGAAGCTGATTCATGTCTCATCCCCTTCTTCAGGTGGGCAATCTCTCCATTTTTAGCTTAAAGCGACATGGGAGGAGAGAAGCTCTAGAAGTTCTAATTCAGCCTAGTTGCAGCAATGGCAGTTGAAATTTTGGTACTAGTACATTTGTAAATGGTTATATATCTAGCGTCCCTCTGAAGTGTTCTAATGCGCTGTGTTAGTGAGAGTAGCCTTGGCATTCCTTTCCTTGCACCGGACTCGGTGGAAAATTGTACGGCCAAAGGGTAATGGGCAACCTGTCCGATTCCAACAGCATTCCGAACGACTCTGACGTCACATTCTGAGCAAAACAACAGCCACCTAAAACTGTGGTTCGTCAGACACGTAGCGAGGAAATGAAATGGTTTACAATGGAGCCCAAGAAAATTACTCTCTCTTTCTAAAAAGAACTGTTCAGTATCCTGATGTTTTTCTTTTAGGAAGTCATACTGGTAGCTTGAGCTAATTGTGTCACTTGCTTTGTCAAGAAAGTTCACACAATGCCGCTAGAAAACAACAAAGCCTTGCAATATATAAGCTCGATGATCTCAAGTTACTCAATATATTTTGAGATGCAACTAATCAGGATTTCAACCTCAAACTGTGTAGGAACTTGCTAAATACCATACAAACAAACTGGTGAATTCACACAGGCAAGAAATTATGTCATGAATGCGCGCATGGAGAGCACAAAAGGCATCAGTTGAAAGGAAACCGTAGAAAAAAAACGTCGCAATTAACTGAAAGGATAATGATGCCGATGTTATAGAATCATCATTGCCAGTTTAACATCAATTTGCTGACATCAAATATCCACAAATACCAACAAAAGGGAACTGGAAATGAACTGAGTCTTTCTCTGACAATATTATTTGCATACGAAGAAGACGTCATAGCTTGGACGGTATCCCTGCCATGCCGCGGCGTACTGAGATACTAGCAAAACCCACAGAATTTCACTCCTTTTTCCCAATCCCGTTAGACATGTTGTAGATCCCACGACCCTGTTTGTTAGCCACGATACATGTCAATGACTGAGCGGACGCAATATCAAAGAGCACAAGTAACCAAGGCATCAGATGAGATTTTCAACTTACAATCATGAACAAGCTGGTGCCAGCAAGCGCAAGGGGAATGGCAACGGAGGTGACCACATCATAGCGGCCTTTAAGGTGGATATGCTTGCTCAGCTTCTGGAAATACTGCTGCTTCTGAACGAGCTTCTCGCGTGGGTAAAATGGTGCTTCTTCTAGCGTCATCCTGCATACAAAAACTACTCTTTCAATCCTAACCCTTAGATGGAAGAGCAATTGCCATAGATAGTTCTATAGTAGTATAATAATTGCATTACAGCTGTAAGCATCTTAAGATTCAGCAACAACAAACTTTGAATTCATGAAACTGATCcaactccagatgcaggtttCTAACAGTTGTTCAGCTACTCTCATCAGCAACTACCGAAATGGGGAATGATTACTTAATGTACAATCCACTACGTTACTTCATCTACCAGGCATTTTGAGTCCAAGGATTCTTTCTGAGCAGCTCAACGTACTTGAATTTAGCACATTAACACAACATTTCAATGATAAGCAAATTCAAAGTATTGTATATCTTCTACCAGTAACATGACACTTTCTAGGCTATCATTGATCGTGACCAGTACCTCCCGCATACCAGCGAATCAGGAACCCAAAAAATTCATGTGCGTTCACCACGTTACAGCAGATCTAATAATAAACCAAAGAGATATCGATGAACTCGCACAGCATTACTAACCTAGCAACAACATAATGCTTCCAAAGAAAGGAATTTCAAACAGATAACCCAATCTCAACCTAGGCTAAACAAACGCCAGTAGACCACATCGGACCGAGACCCAGGCCCGAGGAGACAACCACCCATCCTAAAGCGCAAGAGCATACTCATCGAAATGTCCGCGCCGCCAGGCGAATCTCCCGGGCCAGTAAAACGCATCGAGGAGGTCACCGGCGCGTCGCGGACCAACGACTAGACCCCCCACGCATACTCGTGAATCTAAGAAATCGCACGAACGCGTACGACGGCTCGTTCGCCTGACGTCGCGTCGAGGACGCGGGGGCCCTCGTCCCCTCGTGCTGGGTTACGAGAGATCGTGGGGAGATCGGGGTAGGAGGGGAGAAGGGAGATCGCCGCTTACCTGGCTGGCTGGGGCGCGCGGGGGACGGGAAGCGACGgggaggccggcggcggcgggtggatcTGGAGGCTGGGGATTGGGGGTAGCGTTGTGACCTGGAAGGGAGGAGGAAGGGAAGGGAAGAAGGGGTCGAGCGGGTGCCGGGGGTTGTTGGGTCAGTTGGGCCTCTTCGTCGGCCCATCAAAGGGCCTGGGAATTTATGGTGGGTCGTAAAGAATGCATggagtttttcttttctttttaaaGAATGCAAGGATTTTTtgctttcttttctttcctttttcaagaCAAATACTTATATTTCAATGCTTAACCTTGGGGATTACAATCGTTTTCATACAGAAAATCAATCTCATGGGGGCCTGCTCTCAGCCACACATCAATTCGCATGTTATGCTGACCTAAATCGAGCAAGACAGTGGGTAACACTGTTACCAGCAATGACACGCTATACCAatgtaatactccctccgtcccataatataagaacgtttttgccACTACACTAGTgacaaaaacgttcttatattatggatcggagggagtagttgTCTATCTTGCTGAAGAAGACTCTTTATCTCGCCGACGATGGAGGCATTCGGGGATAGATTCGCGTCCAGCTTCTTGATCATTTAGCAGCCACCTCGGAGTCGGTTTCGACAATTAATGGTTTTGTGCTCGAGTCGTAGTCCAAGGCAATACATGCATCCAGCTCTACCTCTAGCAGGCTATTGCAAGTGTGCATGTGACAACCATTATCGTATGTGACCACTATTTGTTTCTTGCCCCATTTATCCTATGTGACCACCATTTTCCCTCGACCAATATTCCCGGTGGGGTTCTGTTGTATGCACAAGAGGGACTCGATGTCACTGCATAAAATTTGGTTGGAGGATTCCACAGTCGGCGGTTGCTTGTGATGGTCGATCTCATTTCTCACATGTTGTATCCTCCAGAGCGTCATTGGCAAAGGgagacgctcttgttcatcgcAGTTGTCCATCAGGTGGACCAACCAGTCTGCCCCAATGTTGATAACGTCTTTGACATTTGTCATATGAAATTCTTTCCTCATAGCTCGCCATAGTTGGACAGCTAGAGGGCATATACAAAAAGCATAGAGTGTACCCTCTTGGCTCATTTCACATAGTAAGCACTAGATCTTGCAAGCTTGTGAATCACTTGATTCTCCATCATAACCAACGAATTTGTTGCGAGTTTCCAAGCAAAAGCTTCTGCTTTCTTTTTCCTAGCTACTAGAATGTTTCAGTTTGCTAGGTTGTTTTTTCATGTTCATAGATTCAGCAGGCGGTTAAAGGTCAATGAAACTTCACTTGCATCCTAAGCTCATACTCCATTTTCCCTCGCGCTAGTGTTTTTCTCCTCTCGGCGGTGACAACCGACGTAGGTAGTGGCGGAGCTACATAGGGGCAAAAACCGGGTTATGGCCCGCCCAACCTAGGAAGAAACCAGTGAAGAGTGTGGGACGAACTAGGTTATTAGGACAATTTTTGCGTGCTTTCCAGTATTTTAGCTCTTCTAATTGAAATTATTATCTCAAAAAAATGTAACTAAAACTTTTGGTTCCCTAAAAGAAATCCAACTGAATATTTAGCTCAAACCGGGTAGGAGCTCTGCCATGCGACATAAAAGTGAACCCTGTTTTTATATCAATACCAATGCAAGTGATTAGTGTTTTTATTTGTCTTTTTGTCACTTTTTCACTACTAGTGGCTAACGCATGGTCCTCTCTTGGTCAGTGACGCGACTTTGCCACCATTTTATTCACATTCATCCACTTGGGTGACCGAGTGATGCGTCAGACGACACAAAATGGAATTGGATTGGCGTCGGAGATAAACTTGGTTGTGATCTTTCCTTTTTTTTCAGAGTCTTTTGTTGTTTTATTATAGGAGATGAACTCATTTACAATAGGGATGCAGCACATGTGTCCTTATTTACTCTAATGCTATATCTTAGGGTTGCTTCTGATGTTTGTATTTAGCACATTGTGTTTTGCAGCGTGCATCATGATGATGCAGAGAGGCCGGTCTTTCCTTGGGATTGCTTACTACATGTGACACTTAGAGTCGGGGTTTTTTAGAATAAAAGAAGGATTACCAGACCCATATGTCACGTATTCGTAGATTTAACACACGTTATATAACTTCAGACGAGATGACCACAAGGCGACAACAAAATAAAGTACTTCATGCACTAGACTGCAAATAAATACGATGAGCACCATGCACTACATGCATGCGCACGCCCATCCCCCCTGCATGTGCTTTTACTTCGCTGTGCCGAGCGCCGCCTTCCACTTGACGGCGACCTCCTCGAGCGCCCGGCGCGACGGCCCCTCCGGCAACCACGCACGTGCTGCCGCTTTCTGCAGGTCCTCGGCCCGGCGGCGCACCTTCTGATCGCCCTCCATGAGTTCCTTCACAGCTTTGGCGATCTCGTGGCGCGTCACCAAGCATCGGCCGTCCTCTCGTGATGGCGGCACCCGCAGCGCCATCCCGAGATTCTGTTCCAGGAGAAGGGCGTTCATCCTCTGCTCCGCGTACAGCGGCCACGCGAGCATGGGCACGCCGCACCCCACGCTCTCCAGCGTCGAGTTCCACCCGCAGTGTGACACGAAGGCGGCCGTCGCAGGGTGAGCCAGCACGCGCACCTGAGGCGCCCACGCCGCCACGGCTAGGCCCCTGCCACTTGTCCTCGCCAAGAAGCCCTCCGGGAGCCACGCCAACGGATCGTCGCCGCCGGCGGTGCTTGGCATCCGTACAACCCAAAGAAACCTTTGGCCGCTCGTCTCGAGACCAGCCGCGAGCTCGGCCGTCTGCTCCACAGAAAGTGCCCCGCGGCTCCCGAAGGCGACGTACACCACAGAACCGGCCGGCTGACGATCAAGCCACTCCAAGCACGGCGAAAACTCGCCGGCGGTGGGTTCGTGGCGGTCTGGTCGCCTGACGGATGGCCCCACGGGGAACACCGGCGGGAAGAAGAACGCGCCTGAACCTTGTTCCGGTACCGCCAACTGCTTGAACGCTTCCACGGTAGCAGGTTCCATCTCGTAGAACGTGTTCACCAGCACGCCATCGCCGAGGCAGTGGCACCGGCTCCACTCCACAGTTTGCACATAACCCTCGTGCTTGGAACGGTACCCGTCCGGGAGGTCCGCGTGGCGTAGCGAGACGCCGCCGGGAAGCTCGAGAGGCACCGCAAGATCGCGGTATTCGCCGGGAGCGACGCCTTCGTTGATCTCAATGACGTAGCGCGTGAGGGCGACATGAGCCAGGTTGCTAGGGACGAAGAGGTATCCCGGGACGCCGAGCTCGGCGGCGATGGGCAGCGCGGTGGAGCACATGAAGTCCGCCACCAGCGCCGCGAGCGGGGCTGTACTGGTGGAGTTGCTGATGGAGCGGACGAGGGCGCGGATATTGGGGAGGGACCGGCGGGTGAGCTCCACGAGCACGCCGCCGTTCTTGGGGAGGTCGTCCATCTGGACGGCGGGGAGCGCGACGGTGGCGACGGAGGCGGGGAGGCAAGCAAGTAGTTCTGGGGCGGAGAAGTTGGTGAACGTGACAATCGTGGCCGCGAAGCCATGGAGCTCGACGAGCCGCCGCGCCAGCTCGGCCAGGGGGATGAGGTGGCCGGCGCCGGGGCTAGCCAGAAGTATGACGTGCGGGCGCGCCGCCAGCCGCTCTGCAGGTGGCGCTGCGGCCGCGGAGGCGGAGCCCATGCTGCTCAACGACGCCATCCGCCGGCTATGATTGTGCGACCTGCATGCCGTGTACATATAGGAAGGAGCACACCGCGTGTTACGCGTGATACGAATGTGTGTTACTCGTGATACCAATGCCGACATGCACTTGGGCATCAGTGCACTAGTGTGCAATTATGTATGCGTTTTGTGCCATCAATGATGCTAAACCTACAAAGATTTATTTAACCTTCCAAACTAGTAATTCTTTTTCTCCCCTGATTTTAAGTGGGAGTGGGCCCCCTCGTCCACCTATTACCAATCACAATTTTTCGCATCAGTTTGTATGTAAAACCTTTGTAGATGTAGCATTGTGCCACTGCTGACCATCCATACCTATATTGTCATTTGTGTTAAATCTACTCCATTCGATtaccccctccctctccctccccacccACACACACATAAAAAAAAATCGTTTTCATAAGATACATACATTTTTCTAAATTTTAAATTTGACGCAAATCTTATCTAGAAACGTCAGATTTTTTATGTTCCCCGTAACACCCTAACTCACGTTGGATGGGTCATAGCTAGCACGAATCACAAAACAAGATGTGTGATAGCAAATGAAACACTACATACCGTTAACGCGCAAAACGACAAAACAAGAGATGTGGTAGCAAATGAAACACTACATACCATTACCGCGCAAAACTACTTTCTGGTTGGATGGGCCGCATGAATCATGGTGCAACTCTATCTGCCACGTCGGCAACATGATCTCGTTCGCTGGGGTGAGGAACACGGCGAATGCACCCACTCGCGCACTTCCTCAACCCACTCGCTGCACTCGCTCATCGTCTCCATTCCCCTCCTCCTCGCTCTCTTCACTGCGTCCTCCATCTCTGAGGCGCGAGGTACCGCCAGAGCTCCGCACGCGTGGCTCCAACAAAGCTGCAGTCCGTCCATCTCCTGCCAGGTGGAGCTAGTAGGCATGACGCCTGATTCCACCCCTATGCCCTCAAACCCTACGCATGTCGTCATCGATCTGTGGGGAGGAGGCCCAAGGGGAGCCGCTACTTGATGGGgattgatacgtctctaacgtagcTACTTGATGGGgattgatacgtctctaacgtatctgtaattttttattgttccatgctgttatattatcaatcttgaatgttttacaatcattttatagtcattttatatcattttttggtactaacctattaacatagtgccaagtgtcagttgctgttttctgcatATTTTGTAcattgcaggaaatcaatatcaaacggagtccaaacgcagcgaaactttttgtcaATTTTTTctgaccagaagacatccagtgaGCCAAAAAAGTACCGAAGATGGAGCCCGAGGTGAGCACAAGACACGAGGGTGCGTCTGGAGGCCCAGTCGCGCGCTGGTGGGTTGTGCACACCTCGGTGGCCTCTCGGACCGCCCCTTTGCTTTATAAATATCGCAATattttagaaaccctaggggagtcgacgaaaatcaattccagccgccgcaagtttcagaaccaccagattcaatctagacaccatcatggaggggttcatcatgtacattggtgcctctccgatgatgtgtgagtagatctttgtagaccttcgggtccgtagttagtagctagatggcttcctctctctctctctctctctctctcttgattctcaatacaatggtctcttggagatccatatgatgtaactctttttgcggtgtgtttgttgggatccgataaactttgagtttatgatcagatctatctttttatccatgaaagttatttgagtcttctttgatctcttatatgcatgattgcttatagcctcatatttattctccgatattttggttttgtttggccaacttgaaatatttatcttgcaatgggaagaggtgctttgtgatgggttcgatcttacggtgcttgatcctagtgacagaagggaaACCGACATGAATGTATCATTACCATTagggataacaagatggggtctatttctacataaatagatcttgtctacatcatgtcatcgttcttattgcattacttcgtttctccatgaacttagtGGCGATGGCGATGGCGCACTTGTATGTGGTGTGAGTGGTGTGTATCGTCGATGGAGTGGGGGCGGAGATGATAGAAGGAAGAGAGTGGTGTCCTGGTGAGGATTCATCCGCGTCAACCATTTCCCAACGAATGATCCTTGAATCTGATGCGGCCTCCTCACCCCCTTCAAGATTTGTGCGCCTCATCCAACGGTCCAGAAGATGTTCACCCAAAAAAGGCAAAAAGAACTGACATCAGTTTTTTACCCTAGTTTTATAAGAATAAAGATGAAAAGGTTGATAGCCCTCTATGACACAGATTCACACATGTCGAGAtgtaagagcatctacagccggactTGGCAAAttcctcctcctatatatctGCAGACACGCTGAGGTAGGCCTCTTGACGGCGCCGGACAGCCCGTCATATGTCGTGCCCGGCAGTCACACACCTCAAATCCGAGCTCTCAAATTCATACAAATCCATGCACGTTCATCTCCATCATACACGTGAATGTTGCACGTAAAATAACATATGTTGGCAGCGAAAATACATAGCTCAAACATAAAATTTATTTTAAGTGCACAGTTTCAAATATCACCTCTTTGGTTTCCATTAGAAAAAAAATTCATTTTACTACCTGAAGAAAGTTGGTGGTTCACCCTTAACCTCCTAAAGAATCCCATACCTGCCAAAATCAGTCCTTGTGTGGTTTTCCTCCACTGGGTGCTGATGTGTCAATGGTCAACGATGGTTTTGACCTGTGGGTGGGCCTCCCTCGTCAGGCTGGGCTCAGATAGAGCTCCCCGACAGACTGCGATTGCAGGCCACCATGCTCCTCGACTGGGCCTCCATGCCTCCATGGCCCGCACTCGAAGCGCTTAGTTCGTTCGTATACGGGCATGTTGATGCCTGCCGGCTACGACCACGGCTGCTCTGGATCGGGAGCGAGTGCGAGCAAGTAGGGGAGGACCTGCACGCGCGAAGGCAGTATAGCCTGTTGCAACAGGGACGGAGCTTCGTGGAGTAGCTGGAAGCACGGCTAGGGGCGTCGGCTCGGGGTCACTGCTAGGGTTGACCGTGGAGAGCGCACTCATCGATGGCAAAAATCCACGGCTACATACGCGCTCCTCGACGTTCGCTCCGAAAGCTCACCCGGCCTTTCCCAAGCACAACGCACGCACACGCTAGCGCTCAAGAAGACGCATGCACGCACTCGCTCGGGGAATATGGCGAGCTGTGTCGAGCGAGGAAAATGCAACATGGCCGTCGATGGAGAAGATTGACGCCCTGGTCCAATTCGTTTGGCCATGGCCACGCGGGGCTCGTCCGGAGTTCCACAGGGCCACACGCCGCAGGGCCAGGGCCCGGCCGGTAGGGGCACGTTCCGGCTACGATGGCCAAACCTTGCGCAAGAACGGGACATAGGGCGGTGGAAGCAGAGAAACACATTGTACTGGTGATGGGAGGCTCCTCCTACGGCAGAGAACACGCTTGGCTGCACCGCACCACGCGCACAAGAGCATGTTCGGCAAGGGACAGCAGCAGCGCCACGC contains:
- the LOC125535960 gene encoding uncharacterized protein LOC125535960, with translation MDQGEGSARIVRGRGRNKRKWTMDEDEELVRALCEVSTDPRFRAEGGGFKNCYTQGIESLLAQRLPGRGIKASPHIDSRLKVLKRKFHAIKEMLASPGFSWDGSRKVFRCEKQRYDEYCKDNPRARGMYGVPFPHFDVFDAVYGKDRAAREVVEVSEEVTADMENGNTSEAEEDRTSNGPSGRSLDATSTYKKQERCKNGGKRKRTESNCLSPDTLKDVRGHYQRASQHVDTMAEAMELFKDVHRHFQSVVQHAGAMAAAMEAFKDAHDQFQSVVQNVSTAATAMEQFKDAHDQFRSITQNGSATEAVIEPHADLRERLSPEVPQQDARVRAIAEMQKLGFTGSEVVSAASVFAKEPDQMGMFLALPEIYRREYILKMLNGGQSLHF
- the LOC125535962 gene encoding uncharacterized protein LOC125535962, with protein sequence MTLEEAPFYPREKLVQKQQYFQKLSKHIHLKGRYDVVTSVAIPLALAGTSLFMIGRGIYNMSNGIGKKE
- the LOC125541108 gene encoding hydroquinone glucosyltransferase-like encodes the protein MASLSSMGSASAAAAPPAERLAARPHVILLASPGAGHLIPLAELARRLVELHGFAATIVTFTNFSAPELLACLPASVATVALPAVQMDDLPKNGGVLVELTRRSLPNIRALVRSISNSTSTAPLAALVADFMCSTALPIAAELGVPGYLFVPSNLAHVALTRYVIEINEGVAPGEYRDLAVPLELPGGVSLRHADLPDGYRSKHEGYVQTVEWSRCHCLGDGVLVNTFYEMEPATVEAFKQLAVPEQGSGAFFFPPVFPVGPSVRRPDRHEPTAGEFSPCLEWLDRQPAGSVVYVAFGSRGALSVEQTAELAAGLETSGQRFLWVVRMPSTAGGDDPLAWLPEGFLARTSGRGLAVAAWAPQVRVLAHPATAAFVSHCGWNSTLESVGCGVPMLAWPLYAEQRMNALLLEQNLGMALRVPPSREDGRCLVTRHEIAKAVKELMEGDQKVRRRAEDLQKAAARAWLPEGPSRRALEEVAVKWKAALGTAK